The segment GGACGATGAAGGCTTCCTGCCGATTGAACCGGCCGAGTTCGACGAGCGCCATGCCGGCCTCCGATGATTGACGCGCATGGGGCATGCGCATAGCTTATCCGCATGAAGCACGATCCGATCGCGTCCGGCAAGCGCAAGGCGGTGAACCTGTCGCTCGACACCGGCGTGGTGGCTGCAGGGCGCGAAATGGGTCTGAATCTCTCCCAGGTCTGCGAAGCCGCGATCCGCGCAGCCGCCAAGGCAGAGCGCGACCGGCGGTGGCAGGAGGAGAATCGGGAATGGGCGGAAGCCCATAACCGCTGGGTCGAAGAGAACGGATTGCCGCTCGAGCGCTATCGCCTGTTCTGATGGCGCAGTTCGACGTGCATCGGCTGGCGGGTGGGGGCCTGGTGATCGATTGCCAGGCCGACGACTTGGCCACGATCGGCACACGCTTCGTCATCCCGCTCGCGAAGCCTGGCGAAAGCGCCCCGACGACGCCGCGCCTGCACCCGCAGTTCGACGTGAACGGCGAGACGTGGATTCTAATGACGGAATTCGCTGCCGCGATCCGCACCAGCGAACTGCGCGAACGGGTCGGATCACTCGCCGAGGAGCGTTTCCGCATCCTCGGCGCGATCGACGTGCTTACCGGCAGCGGCTGATCACGCTGCCGTCCCGCCTACCGTCAGCCCTTCCACGAGCAGCGTCGGCTGGCCGACGCCGGCGGGGACCGACTGGCCGCCCTTGCCGCACATGCCCACGCCCTCATCGAGCGCGAAGTCGTTACCGATGCCGGTGACGCGGTGGAGTACGGTGGGCCCGTCGCCGATCAGCGTCGCGCCCTTGATCGGCGCGCCCAGCTTGCCGTTCTCGATCAGATAGGCCTCGGTACACGAGAAGACGAACTTGCCCGAGACGATATCGACCTGTCCGCCGCCGAAGCTCTTGGCGTAGATGCCCTTCTTCACGCGGGAGAGCAGCTCGGCGGGATCGTCCTTGCCGCCCTTCATGAAGGTGTTGGTCATCCGCGGCATCGGCGCGTGCTGGAACGATTCGCGGCGGCCATTGCCGGTCGGCTCGACGCCCATCAGCCGGGCGTTCAAGCGGTCCTGCATATAGCCCTTGAGGATGCCGTCCTCGATCAGCACCGTCTCGCGGGTCGGCGTGCCCTCGTCGTCGATCGAGAGCGAGCCGCGGCGATCGTGGATCGAGCCGTCGTCGACCACGGTCACGCCCGGTGCCGCGACGCGCTCGCCGATGCGGCCGGAAAAGGCGCTGGTGCCCTTGCGGTTGAAGTCGCCTTCCAGGCCATGGCCCACCGCCTCGTGGAGCAGCACACCGGGCCAGCCGGGGCCGCACAGCACGGTCATGTCGCCCGCCGGCGCCGCAACCGCATCGAGATTGACCAGCGCCTGCGCCAGCGCCTCGTCGATCGCGCGGTTCCAGGTCTCGGACTGGAACAGCCGGTCATAGACCACGCGCCCGCCGGTGCCGAAGCTGCCGGTCTCGCGGCGGCCGTTCTGCTCGACCACCACCGAGACGTTGAGCCGCACCAGCGGCCGCACATCGGTGGCGACGAAGCCGTCGGCGCGGACCACTTCCACGACGCTCCACTGGCCGGTGAGGCTCACCGACACCTGCTTCACCCGCGGATCGCGCGCACGCGCAGCGGCGTCGATCGTCTGGCACAGATTCACCTTGTCGGCGAAGGGCACCAGGTCGAGCGGATCGGCATCGGTGTAGAGGTGGCGATTGTTGCCCTGGGGCGGGGGCGCCTTGCCCTGCTTGGCGGGATCGATCAGGGCCATCGTCTCGGCGGCGCGGCGGATCGCGGCGGCGCTGATCTCGTTGGCATGGGCAAAGGCTGTCGTCTCGCCCGAGACCGCGCGCAGGCCGAAGCCCGACTGCGTGTCATAGGCGGCGGTCTTCAGCCGGCCGTCGTCGAAGCCGAACGCCTCGGACTTGCGATATTGCAGATAGAGCTCGCCATCCTCGGCCTGGCCCAGCGCATCTGCGGTCAGGCGAACGGCAGCGTCGGGATCGAGCCCGTCGCGATAGAGGAAGGCGCGGGGATCGGTGGGAATGCTCATCCTACCGATATAGGACGCGTAATCGAAGAGTCACGCATCCGCGCGCCGATCAGCGGCCCTCGGCCTGTTCGCGCACCTTGAGGATCACGCCGGCAAGCGTCAGGCCGATACCGACGGAGAGCAGCGCGAGGCTGAAACCGATCATCGCCTTCACTCCTTCATGCAGCGTTCGAATCGTCAGGCTGCGGCGGCCGTGATCCGCTTCTGCATCTCTCTATCCATATAGGGCGAAGGGGTTTCGTCCTGCAAGACGCCGGCGGCAATCTCGCAGCGCTTCGTGGCCGCAGCCTGATTTTCACGCAGGAGTTCGGTGGCGAGGCTGCCCAATGCGCCGACCATGGCAGCCAGACCGGAAGTGATGAGAAGATCCGCCCAACCGAGTTTTCGACCGGGCTTCTCCACCATCTCAGATGCTGGCGCCTGCCGGATGGTCGGGCAGCTGGCTCTGGTCGGCGCCGTCGGCGGGGCCGCCGATCAGCACGAAGCGGCGGTCGCAATAGCCGCAATCGACATAGCCGCTCTCGTCAATCTGCAGATAGACGCGCGGATGGCCGAGCGCGGCCGGCAGGCCGGGGCCGGTGCCGTCGCAGGCGACGCGGGGCTGGGTGGTGCGGAGGACTTCGGGCGGGGCGATCATGTTCCGCGCCTTAGCAAAGCGCGCGGGGGCTCGCAATCGGATGCGCAGGGTCTTAAAGCTGCCCGCCATGACCCAGGCTGCGATCGCGATCGACACTCTCTGCAAGACCTATTCCGGGGGCAAGCGCGCGCTGGACGGGGTGAGCTTCGAGGTGCCGCGCGGGCAGATCTTCGGGCTGCTCGGGCCCAATGGCGCGGGCAAGTCGACGCTGATCAACATCCTGGCGGGGCTGGTCAACAAGACCGACGGCAAGGTCTCGATCTGGGGCTTCGACATCGATGCGCACCCGCGCAACGCCAAGGCGAGCATCGGCATCGTCAACCAGGAAATCCTGTTCGATCCCTTCTTCACGCCCAAGGAGACGCTGGAGATCCAGGCGGGCCTGTACGGCGTGCGGAAGGGTACGTTCGACGCGATGGCGCTGCTCCGCGCGGTGCATCTCGAAGACAAGGCCAATGCCTATTCGCGCACGCTCTCGGGCGGCATGAAGCGGCGGCTGATGGTCGCCAAGGCGATGGTGCATTCCCCGCCGATCATCGTGCTCGACGAGCCGACCGCGGGCGTCGACGTCGAACTGCGCCAGCAGCTCTGGGCCTATGTGAAGCAGCTCAACCAGCGCGGCGTGACGGTGGTGCTGACCACCCATTATCTCGAAGAGGCCGAGGAGCTGTGCGACCGCATCGCGATCATCAACCACGGCCAGCTGATCGCCAACAAGCCCACGCGCGAGCTGGTCGGCATGGCGCAGGAAAAGGTGGTCGAGGTGACGGTCGACCGCGACATCGCCGCCGCGCCGGACAATGCCTGCTTCCAGAAGGTGGAGCTGAAGGGCGAGCGGGTGCTGGTGATCACCTACCGCAAGGACCAGGCCAATGCCGGCGAAGTGCTGGGCGCGGTGCAGGCGGCGGGGCTGGGGATCGTCGATGTGTCGACTCGCGAGGCGGACCTGGAGGATGTGTTCCTGAACCTGACGCGGGCGGCGTAGGCTGATGGACGGTCAGCACTGCCCGATCTGCCGCGGGCGAGTGCCGATAAATCCCCGTTATCCGCGCTATCTATGCTCTGCCTGCGCGGCACGGGCGCTGGCACCCGATGGCCGACCTCTACGCTTCTACAACATTGACCTGAGCGGCGGTTTTCAGGCCTTCTATGCCGATACCGATGCCCCCTATCCAAGCCATGCCTGCCAGGTGGATGGCATCGCATGTCGCGCCGACGAAGCACGCTTCGGCGGAATCGTTATCGAACGCGCGGACTAAGTGCCTGCCATTGCCGGTCAACGCTTGAGCCTTCCCCGGGTCCTGGCGAACTGATGCTGTGGCCTTTGGGCGCTCGGCTCCCGTTCAGCGCCGGTGCCGCGCGAAGAACGCCCACATCGCCTCGTTGTCCGCCACCCAGACATGGCCCGCGCCGTGTTTCACCTGACCGGCCACGTCCGCGCCGCCCGAGCAGCGGCTGAAGCGCTCTTCCTGCACGTCGGCTGACACCTCGCGCTCGACCGGTCCCACCCGGCATCCGTTCAAGTCCGCCCAGCGGACCAGCGCCGTGTGCATCGTGTACTGCCAGTATCCCGCGCCGCCGCCCCGCACTGGGTTGGTGGTGTCGGCATCGCCGGCGAAGGCGAGCACCGGCATCGGCCGCGACGGCGTGCAGGTCGCCGGATCGGGGACGCGGGGCAGGTCCTTGCGGGGATTGCCCGCGCGCAGGCCCACCACCGGCGCGATCGCGGCGAAGCGGTCCGCGGCGACGCAGCCGAGCCACGAGGTCATCCGGCCGCCGCCCGAATAGCCGGTAGCGTAGATCCGCGCGCGGTCCACGCAGCCCTTGGCTGCCAGCCGGTCGATCGCGGTCTGCACGAAGGCGACGTCGTCGGCATCGTCGGGGCCGGGGACCTTGCCGGTCACGGTCGGGACGCCGGGGATGTTCCACACGAAGCCACCTTCCGCCGGGATGCCGCCATCGGGCGCGGCGAGCAGGAAGCCGTGGCGGTCTGCGGTCGCCTCCAGCTTGGACTGGGCCAGAATGTCGCGGCCCTTGCCGGTGCTGCCGTGGAACACGAACAGCAGCGGCAGCCGCGCCGCGCTGCGACCGGCAGGGACATGTACCAGCATCGAACGCCCGGTGCCTTCGATCGCCACCGGCACCGTCGACCCCGGCGCGCCCAGCCGACACGTCGCCGCCTGCGCCGAGCCGCTGCCGAACAGCGCCGCAACTCCGATCCACCAGCCCAGCCGCATCTGCTTCTCCTTCGCTAACCCCTTATGCCCGAGGGTAGGGATTGCGGAACCCCGCCCATGCGCGCTTTAAGCGCCGCAAAGGAGTGCCTCTTTGTCCGACACCAATCACCAAAGCGATGTCCTGGTCCTCGGTTCCGGCGCGGCGGGGCTCACCACTGCGCTGCATCTGGCGGACCGGTTCAAGGTGACGGTGCTGGCCAAGGGCGGCTTTGCCGAGGGCTCGACCGCCTGGGCGCAGGGCGGAATCGCCGCAGTGCTGGAGGAGGGCGACACCTTCGAAAGCCATATCGAGGACACGATGATCGCCGGCGCCGGCCTCAACGACCGCGCGACGGTGGAGATGGTGGTCGAGAATGCGCCGGCCGCGATCGAGCGGCTGGTCCAGCTCGGCGTGCCGTTCAATACCGAGGGCAATGCGCTGCACCTCACCCGCGAGGGCGGCCACAGCCACCGGCGCATCGCGCATGTCGACGATGCCACCGGCCTCGCGGTGCAGACGGCATTGCTCCGCGCCGCGCAGGCGCATCCGAACATCACGCTGGTGCCCGACATGGTGGTGATCGACCTCGCCACCAGCCGGCACGAACTCCGCTATTCGGGCGCAGGCAATGTCTGGGGCGTCTATGCCTTCAACCGCGCGACCAATCGCGTCGAGCTGTTCACTGCGCGCGCGACCGTGCTTGCGACCGGCGGGGCGGGGCGCACCTATCTCTTCTCCACCGCCCCGCGCGGCGCGACCGGGGACGGCATCGCCATGGCGTGGCGCGCGGGCTGCCGCATCTCGAACATGGAGATGATGCAGTTCCACCCGACCTGCCTCTACAATCTCGACGTCAAGAATTTCCTGATCACCGAGGCGGTGCGCGGCGAGGGCGGGCATCTGCTGCTGCCCCCCGAAGCGGGCGACGAGGCGGGCCACCGCTTCATGCCCGATTTCGATCCGCGGCTGGAGCTGGCGCCGCGCGACATCGTGGCGCGCGCAATCGACCATGAGATCAAGCGGCTCGGTCTCGACTATGTCCACCTCGACATCAGCCACATGGGGCCGGAGTTCGTCCAGCACCATTTCCCGACCATCTATCACCGGCTGCTCGACCTCGACATCGACATGACCAAGGCGCCGATCTCGGTGGTCCCCGCCCAGCATTACACCTGCGGCGGGGTGATGATCGATCGCGACGGGCGCACCGACCTGCCGGGGCTCTATGCCGCGGGCGAGGTCAGCCAGTCGGGGCTACACGGCGCCAATCGCCTGGCGTCCAACTCGCTGCTCGAATGCTTCGTGTTCGGTGAGGCAGTGGCGAATCACATCAGCGCGCATTGGGGTGAACTCGCGCCCCCGCCAGCGATCCGGCCCTGGGACGAGAGCCGCGTGACCGATTCCGACGAGGAAGTCGTCATCAAGCAGAACTGGACCGAGATCCGCCGCTTCATGTGGAACTATGTCGGCATCGTCCGCACCACCAAGCGGCTGGAGCGCGCGGCGCATCGCATCAAGCTGCTGCGCGAGGAAGTCGCCGACTATTACGGCCATTTCCGCGTCACCCCCGACCTGATCGAGCTGCGCAACCTGCTGGAGAGCGCCGACCTGATCGTCCGCTCGGCGCTCCACCGCAAGGAGAGCCGGGGGCTGCACTATACGCTCGACTATCCGGAGACGGCAGCCGAGGCGGTGGACACGGTGCTGGTGCCTTGATCGGGTTGCAGTCGCGGCTGCATCTCGTCGCTCCCGCGACTCGCTTCGTCGCATTGCGGGAATCCCTTGCTTTGCCGCCTCTAGGGGCGGACGCATGATGGAAGTGGGCAAGAGGTTGGTTGCGGTGCGTAAGATCCGGTTTTCGAAAGTCGAGCGTGCACTGACCGTGGCAGGGCTTGGCCCCGCGGTGCTGCTGGGCTGCGCCGTCCACGAACATCCCGAACTCGCCGCCTATCTGCCCGCACCCAATTACGGCGTGCTGATGCCGATCCCGCGCGCCCAAGCTGCGCCCCGCGCCGAAGTGCCGCCCCCCGCGGGCCTCGTGAATCGGCTCTCGGACATCGCGCATAATTTCGACGGCGTCGTCGGCATTGCGGTGACCAGCGTCGATCGCAACTGGACCGCCTCGCAGGGCGGCGCACGCAAGTTGCCGCAGCAGAGCGTCTCGAAGCTGTGGGTGGCGATGACCGTGCTCGACCAGGTCGACCAGGGCCGGATCCGCCTCAACGATCCGCTCGTCATCACACGTTCCGATTTCACCCTGTTCCACCAGCCGGTCGCCTCGCTGGTGAAGGGCGACCAGGGCTATCAGAGCACGGTCGGCGAGATCCTGCGCCGCGCGCTGACGATGAGCGACAATACCTGCAACGACAAGCTGCTGCGCCTCGTCGGCGGACCGCCGGCGGTGCGCTCGTTCATCGCGCGCAGTGCGCTCGGCTCGATTCGCTTCGGCCCGGGCGAGAAGCTGCTCCAGCTCGGCACCTCGGGGCTGACCACGTGGAAGCCCGAATATTCGATGGGCAACACCTTCGCCGTCGCCCGCGCGCAGCTGCCGCGCGAGACGCGCGTCGCCGCCTATCAGCGCTATGTCGCCGATCCGCCCGACGGCGCGGCACCGCTCGCCATCGCCGGCGCGCTGGCCCGGCTGAAGCGCGGGGAGCTGCTCTCGCCGGTTTCCACCCAGTGGCTGATCGCGACGATGCAGGCCTCGCACACCGGCAAGTACCGCCTGCGCGGGGCGCTGCCGCCGGGCTGGCAGCTCGCGCACAAGACCGGCACCGGGCAGGACCTGTTCGGTCGCACCGCGGGCTATAACGACGTGGCACTCCTTACCGCGCCCGACGGCCGTTCCTATGGGCTGGCGGTGATGATCGGCGACACGCCGCGGCCGATCAACGAGCGCCAGCTGTTGATGCAGGGGGTGGTCCGCGCGATCGTTGCCGAGCATCAGATGGGCGCCTGAACGCTAGCGGCTAAAACAGGGGCCTGGGCGGGATGACGGCGGCGCGGCGCGCTGCTATCTCCCGCCCCATGCCCCATCTCTATCTCGTCGACGGCTCCAGCTACATCTTCCGCGCCTATCACCGGCTGCCGCCGCTGACCAACAAGCATGGCGAGCCGGTGGGGGCGGTGTACGGCTACACCTCGATGCTGTGGAAGCTCGCCGACGAGCTCCACAAGGCCGATGGCCCGACGCACATGGCGGTGATTCTCGACAAGTCCGAGCATACGTTCCGCAACGATCTCTACGACAAGTACAAGGCGCACCGCCCACCCGCGCCCGAGGATTTGGTTCCCCAGTTCCCGATGATCCGCGACGCGACCCGCGCCTTCAGCCTGCCCTGCATCGAGGAGCTGGGTTGGGAGGCCGACGACCTGATCGCCAGCTACACTAAGGCGGCGCTGGCGCAGGGCTGGGCGGTGACGATCGTCAGCTCCGACAAGGACCTGATGCAGCTGATGACCGATCCGTCGGTCGACATGCTCGATACGATGAACAACCGGCGCATGGGCCCGGACGACACGCGCGAGAAGTTCGGCGTCGGCCCGGAGAAGCTCGGCGAAGTGCTCGCGCTGATGGGCGACAGCGTCGACAATGTCCCTGGCGTCCCCGGCGTGGGCCCGAAGACCGCTGCCAAGCTGATCCTCGAACATGGCGATCTCGAATCGGTGCTCGCCGCCGCGCCGGGCATGAAGAAGGGCAAGCTGCGCGACAATCTGATCGAGCATGCCGATCTCGCGCGGCTAAGCCACCAGCTCGTCACGCTCGCCTGCGACGTACCACTGCCGGAACCGCTGGAAGCGATGGAGCTGCAGGGCATTCCCGACGCCCCGCTGCGCGCCTTCCTCGAGCATCACGGCTTCAAGACGCTGCTGTCGCGCCTGTCGTCGGTCGCCGATGCGCCGGTCGAGGTGCACGACACCCCCGGCGTTGAGGAAGACCCGCCCTGCAATCATGACGGCTATGCAACCGTCACCGATCTCGATGCGCTGGATCGCTGGATCGCAGAGGCGCGGCACCAGGGCTGGGTGGCGATCGATACCGAGACGACCGGGCTCGACGCCACCCAGGCCGATCTGGTCGGTGTGAGCATCGCGCTGGCGCCCAACCAGGCCTGCTATATCCCGCTCGCCCATGGCGGCACAGACATGTTCGCCGAGAAGCCGGTCCAGCTCGATCGCGACGAAGCGCTCGCCCGGCTCAAGCCGCTGCTGGAAGACCCGGCGGTCCTCAAGATCGGCCACAACCTGAAGTACGACATGATCGTGCTCGGCCGCGCCGGCATCCGTGTCGCGCCCTATGACGACACGATCGTGATGAGCTTCGATCTCGATGCCGGCCTGCACGGCCATGGCATGGACGAGCTCGCCGCCACCCACCTTGCGCACAGCTGTATCGCGTACAAGGACGTGGTCGGCACGGGGAAGAGCCAGCTCAACTTCGGCCAGGTCGATCTCAAGGCCGCGACCCGCTACGCCGCCGAGGACGCCGACGTCACGCTGCGGCTGTGGCGCCGCCTCAAGCCGCGGCTCGCCTATGAGAGTGTGACCCGCGTCTATGAGAGCGTCGATCGCCCGCTCGTCGCGGTGCTCGCCGAAATGGAAAGTATCGGCATCAAGGTCGATGCCGCGGTGCTGGCCAAGCTCTCGTCTGACTTCGCGCAGCAGATCGCGTCGCTGGAGGAAGAGATCCACGCGATCGCGGGCTTCAAGTTCACCATCGGCAGCCCCAAGCAGCTCGGCGACGTGCTGTTCGACAAGATGGGGATCAAGGGCGGCCGCAAGGGCAAGTCCGGCGTCTATTCCACCGACGTCAACGAGCTGGAGCGCATCGCCGCCGACAAGGATTCGCCCGGCCGCGAAATGGTGCTGAAGGTGCTCGACTGGCGCCAGCTTTCCAAGCTCAAGTCAACCTATACCGATGCGCTGCAGGCGCAGATCAACCCGCATACGGGCCGGGTCCATACCAGCTACAGCCTCACCGGCGCGCAGACTGGGCGGCTCTCCTCGACCGATCCGAACCTGCAGAACATTCCCGTCCGCACCGAGACCGGCCGCCAGATCCGCGACGCCTTCGTGGCCGAGCCGGGCAACGTCATACTCTCGGCCGACTATTCGCAGATCGAGCTGCGCCTGGCCGCGCATATCGCCGATGTGCCGGCGCTGCGCACCGCGTTCGCGAACGGCGACGACATCCACAGCCTGACCGCGATGGAGCTGTTCGGCGAAGTGAACCGCGATACCCGCGGCCGCGCCAAGACGATCAACTTCGCGATCCTCTACGGCATCTCGCGCTGGGGCCTGGCCGGCCGGCTTGACGTGACGCCGGACGAGGCACAGGCGATGATCAA is part of the Sphingomonas sp. genome and harbors:
- the polA gene encoding DNA polymerase I translates to MPHLYLVDGSSYIFRAYHRLPPLTNKHGEPVGAVYGYTSMLWKLADELHKADGPTHMAVILDKSEHTFRNDLYDKYKAHRPPAPEDLVPQFPMIRDATRAFSLPCIEELGWEADDLIASYTKAALAQGWAVTIVSSDKDLMQLMTDPSVDMLDTMNNRRMGPDDTREKFGVGPEKLGEVLALMGDSVDNVPGVPGVGPKTAAKLILEHGDLESVLAAAPGMKKGKLRDNLIEHADLARLSHQLVTLACDVPLPEPLEAMELQGIPDAPLRAFLEHHGFKTLLSRLSSVADAPVEVHDTPGVEEDPPCNHDGYATVTDLDALDRWIAEARHQGWVAIDTETTGLDATQADLVGVSIALAPNQACYIPLAHGGTDMFAEKPVQLDRDEALARLKPLLEDPAVLKIGHNLKYDMIVLGRAGIRVAPYDDTIVMSFDLDAGLHGHGMDELAATHLAHSCIAYKDVVGTGKSQLNFGQVDLKAATRYAAEDADVTLRLWRRLKPRLAYESVTRVYESVDRPLVAVLAEMESIGIKVDAAVLAKLSSDFAQQIASLEEEIHAIAGFKFTIGSPKQLGDVLFDKMGIKGGRKGKSGVYSTDVNELERIAADKDSPGREMVLKVLDWRQLSKLKSTYTDALQAQINPHTGRVHTSYSLTGAQTGRLSSTDPNLQNIPVRTETGRQIRDAFVAEPGNVILSADYSQIELRLAAHIADVPALRTAFANGDDIHSLTAMELFGEVNRDTRGRAKTINFAILYGISRWGLAGRLDVTPDEAQAMINRYFERFPGINRYIADTLREAKERGYTTTLFGRKTHFPRLKASNPNERAGSERAAINAPIQGTSADIIKRAMTRMIPALREAGLHNVRMLLQVHDELVFELPEGDVEAARPIIERVMATAAEPAIQLTVPLGVEIGVGPSWGAAH
- the nadB gene encoding L-aspartate oxidase; protein product: MSDTNHQSDVLVLGSGAAGLTTALHLADRFKVTVLAKGGFAEGSTAWAQGGIAAVLEEGDTFESHIEDTMIAGAGLNDRATVEMVVENAPAAIERLVQLGVPFNTEGNALHLTREGGHSHRRIAHVDDATGLAVQTALLRAAQAHPNITLVPDMVVIDLATSRHELRYSGAGNVWGVYAFNRATNRVELFTARATVLATGGAGRTYLFSTAPRGATGDGIAMAWRAGCRISNMEMMQFHPTCLYNLDVKNFLITEAVRGEGGHLLLPPEAGDEAGHRFMPDFDPRLELAPRDIVARAIDHEIKRLGLDYVHLDISHMGPEFVQHHFPTIYHRLLDLDIDMTKAPISVVPAQHYTCGGVMIDRDGRTDLPGLYAAGEVSQSGLHGANRLASNSLLECFVFGEAVANHISAHWGELAPPPAIRPWDESRVTDSDEEVVIKQNWTEIRRFMWNYVGIVRTTKRLERAAHRIKLLREEVADYYGHFRVTPDLIELRNLLESADLIVRSALHRKESRGLHYTLDYPETAAEAVDTVLVP
- the tldD gene encoding metalloprotease TldD codes for the protein MSIPTDPRAFLYRDGLDPDAAVRLTADALGQAEDGELYLQYRKSEAFGFDDGRLKTAAYDTQSGFGLRAVSGETTAFAHANEISAAAIRRAAETMALIDPAKQGKAPPPQGNNRHLYTDADPLDLVPFADKVNLCQTIDAAARARDPRVKQVSVSLTGQWSVVEVVRADGFVATDVRPLVRLNVSVVVEQNGRRETGSFGTGGRVVYDRLFQSETWNRAIDEALAQALVNLDAVAAPAGDMTVLCGPGWPGVLLHEAVGHGLEGDFNRKGTSAFSGRIGERVAAPGVTVVDDGSIHDRRGSLSIDDEGTPTRETVLIEDGILKGYMQDRLNARLMGVEPTGNGRRESFQHAPMPRMTNTFMKGGKDDPAELLSRVKKGIYAKSFGGGQVDIVSGKFVFSCTEAYLIENGKLGAPIKGATLIGDGPTVLHRVTGIGNDFALDEGVGMCGKGGQSVPAGVGQPTLLVEGLTVGGTAA
- a CDS encoding prolyl oligopeptidase family serine peptidase, whose translation is MRLGWWIGVAALFGSGSAQAATCRLGAPGSTVPVAIEGTGRSMLVHVPAGRSAARLPLLFVFHGSTGKGRDILAQSKLEATADRHGFLLAAPDGGIPAEGGFVWNIPGVPTVTGKVPGPDDADDVAFVQTAIDRLAAKGCVDRARIYATGYSGGGRMTSWLGCVAADRFAAIAPVVGLRAGNPRKDLPRVPDPATCTPSRPMPVLAFAGDADTTNPVRGGGAGYWQYTMHTALVRWADLNGCRVGPVEREVSADVQEERFSRCSGGADVAGQVKHGAGHVWVADNEAMWAFFARHRR
- a CDS encoding CcdB family protein yields the protein MAQFDVHRLAGGGLVIDCQADDLATIGTRFVIPLAKPGESAPTTPRLHPQFDVNGETWILMTEFAAAIRTSELRERVGSLAEERFRILGAIDVLTGSG
- a CDS encoding ABC transporter ATP-binding protein, whose protein sequence is MTQAAIAIDTLCKTYSGGKRALDGVSFEVPRGQIFGLLGPNGAGKSTLINILAGLVNKTDGKVSIWGFDIDAHPRNAKASIGIVNQEILFDPFFTPKETLEIQAGLYGVRKGTFDAMALLRAVHLEDKANAYSRTLSGGMKRRLMVAKAMVHSPPIIVLDEPTAGVDVELRQQLWAYVKQLNQRGVTVVLTTHYLEEAEELCDRIAIINHGQLIANKPTRELVGMAQEKVVEVTVDRDIAAAPDNACFQKVELKGERVLVITYRKDQANAGEVLGAVQAAGLGIVDVSTREADLEDVFLNLTRAA
- a CDS encoding serine hydrolase, translated to MRFSKVERALTVAGLGPAVLLGCAVHEHPELAAYLPAPNYGVLMPIPRAQAAPRAEVPPPAGLVNRLSDIAHNFDGVVGIAVTSVDRNWTASQGGARKLPQQSVSKLWVAMTVLDQVDQGRIRLNDPLVITRSDFTLFHQPVASLVKGDQGYQSTVGEILRRALTMSDNTCNDKLLRLVGGPPAVRSFIARSALGSIRFGPGEKLLQLGTSGLTTWKPEYSMGNTFAVARAQLPRETRVAAYQRYVADPPDGAAPLAIAGALARLKRGELLSPVSTQWLIATMQASHTGKYRLRGALPPGWQLAHKTGTGQDLFGRTAGYNDVALLTAPDGRSYGLAVMIGDTPRPINERQLLMQGVVRAIVAEHQMGA
- a CDS encoding type II toxin-antitoxin system CcdA family antitoxin, which encodes MKHDPIASGKRKAVNLSLDTGVVAAGREMGLNLSQVCEAAIRAAAKAERDRRWQEENREWAEAHNRWVEENGLPLERYRLF
- a CDS encoding zinc-finger domain-containing protein, with protein sequence MIAPPEVLRTTQPRVACDGTGPGLPAALGHPRVYLQIDESGYVDCGYCDRRFVLIGGPADGADQSQLPDHPAGASI